Genomic segment of Ranitomeya imitator isolate aRanImi1 chromosome 6, aRanImi1.pri, whole genome shotgun sequence:
GTCCAGGAGGTGCGTCACCGCTAGTTTCTCCTCTAGTCCAGGAGGTGCGTCACCGCTAGTTTCTCCTCTAGTCCAGGAGGTGCGTCGCCACTAGTTTCTCCTCTAGTCCAAGAGGTGCGTCACCGCTAGTTTCTCCTCTAGTCCAAGAGGTGCGTCACCGCTAGTTTCTCCTCTATTCCAGAAGGTGCATCGCCACTAGTTTCTCCTCTAGTCCAGAAGGTGCATCGCCACTAGTTTCTCCTCTAGTCCAGAAGGTGCATCGCCGCTAGTTTCTCCTCTAGTCCAGAAGGTGCGTTACCGCTAGTTTCTCCTCTAGTCCAAGAGGTGCGTCACCGCTAGTTTCTCCTCTAGTCCAGAAGGTGCATCGCCACTAGTTTCTCCTCTAGTCCAGAAGGTGCATCGCCGCTAGTTTCTCCTCTAGTCCAGAAGGTGTGTTACCGCTAGTTTCTCCTCTAGTCCAAGAGGTGCGTCACCGCTAATTTCTCCTCTAGTCCAAGAGGTGCGTCATCGCTAGTTTCTCCTCTCTCTATGTGGGTGTATCGGGAGGAATGGCAGATATATATTAGAAAAGGTAGGCCTTATAAAATGGGAGTCACCACTAGAAAAATACATATCAAAAACACCGCTTTATTCAACATGTATGCAAGAGACAAcagcacattaaaaacatttaaaacaaggggATATAACATAACCCCGTACTTTCAAAGAGCCCAGAATGAggtaaaaaaacacacatatacagACAGGGTATAATACACATGCCCATTAGTTAAACATCGCATGAATAAGAGTGTAATAACACGACATAAACACCCCAACAGGTCCCATATAATCATACACCATAAAGGGACATAATATTACCCTGGAGAAAAAGCATGACCTTACCGGCACCATAAGATAAATATGCCGTGATTACCACAAATACAGTGGTTATATAAACAACATACGAACAGCCATGCCGGCGGTAAAGGCAATGCAGTAAAAGCAGATGTGAGATAAATATGCAGTCCAATACCCACCGCACCTGAAACCGGCCGCCTAGAGTGAATAAAACCTAAATGGGGTGCAGAGAAAACCCAATCCCGTGGGTAATGGTCCAGGGCAAAATCAAAAGGGCATGTGTACCCTGTGAGAGGAAAAGTGCGGGCAGCAAGCACCCAACGTGTATCGCCACGCACTGGTGGCTTAGTCTTCCCCTGCATATTTATCTCACATCTGCTTTTACTGCATTGCCTTTACCGCCGGCATGGCTGTTCGTATGTTGTTTATATAACCACTGTATTTGTGGTAATCACGGCATATTTATCTTATGGTGCTGGTAAGGTCATGCTTTTTCTCCAGGGTAATATTATGTCCCTTTATGGTGTATGATTATATGGGACCTGTTGGGGTGTTTATGTCGTGTTATTACACTCTTATTCATGCGATGTTTAACTAATGGGCATGTGTATTATACCCTGTCTGGATATGTGCGGTTttttgcctcattctgggctctttGAAAGTACGGGGTTATGTTATATccccttgttttaaatgtttttaatgtgctgTTGTCTCTTGCATACATGTTGAATAAAGATGTGTTTTTGATATGTATTTTTCTAGTGGTGACTCCCATTTTATAAGGCCTACCTTTTCTTTCCTAATATATATCTGATGTTCATTTAGGCCTTGGTCTCAGTCCCACTAACCGTGGTGCCCCCATTAAACTTTTGTCCTGTATCAGGAGGAATGTGTCAGTCTAGATGAGCAGCTAATGAGAAGCTAGCAAGGATGTCTCTGGACCAGTCACCTTGGCCACGCTTTCATTTTGTTTTTTCTCTAAAACAAAAGTAATAtttcagagtaaaaaaaaaaaaaaagttttagaatGAAGGAGCTGGTCTCTGTTGATTTGCGCTGCCCAAACCACGGACAGCAAAGAATCAAACAGGCCCCCCTTTAAAAAGATAATAAATGAAAGCACAATGTGGAACCTTTCTAGTCGCCTTTTGAATTCCACGGGCAGGTAGGGATTGGTGGGTGCTGCACTCCACGTGGGGGGGCAGGTAGGGAGCAGCAGACCCCGCGCTCCACATGGAGGGCTGGTAGGGAACCGGGATAAATAGAAGTTTGTTTTGTATTACAAGTGGTTACTGGATATGAGCACAGCTGGCCACTGGACCTGTCACAATACATCATTTGCTTGATGAAGTGTGGCTCTATCGGGTGTGGTAGCTCGCAGTACAATGGGTACTGGAACAAAGAAAATTCAAACAAGCAGAACCAGCATCCAATACATGATCCAAACATTACACTCTGATGTCCAGGCCATGGGATACATGGATCATGGGTCCAATATTTGATGAAAATGTGAACACAGCGGTGTATATGGATATATTACCGCAATtctatgcacagttttaatgtctaGTGTGAAAAGTCTACAACAGCATCGCTACACAAGGTTATACCATGGGTAGCCATTAGTATCCTTGtttgaaataaaaatgtaaaatattagtTTGCAGGCACAGCCTTTAGTAGATAGTCACAATATAGAAAATGGCAGAACAGAGAAACATGACTTATATTTAAAAAGAAGAAAACGGACACAAGAGGTAAACATAAAAAACCTTTTAACAAGTCAGAACTAAAAGTGACAACACAGCTTCCTATATACTTAAATGTCcatctgcggtcaccagggctggcaTATACTGAAGCAGGTGTGCCAAGATTATCTTTATACAGTTTACATTAAGCAACATAAAACCTTAGTcgtccacaaaaaaaacaaacagttcaCTGCTCATTGTGAAGAAACAAGAGCAAAAGAAAAAGAATGAAGCACAATCCACAGGTCTTTGTCTTCTCTGGTAATCTTTTGTAATGTGCAACAGATTGAATCCTTCAAATGAGGCTTATAAATATAATCATTTACAAGGTGCGGACGCCACATCAGGGGTCTTCATGTCTCCAGAGTCTCTTCATTAGCCCCACAAGTGTCCACGACACAGATCAGACAGCTGGTCACGGGGAAGGCTCGGACTTTAGAATTGGCGATCCATTTATCAGTCTCAGAATTGTATTCCAGAATGTGTCCTAAGCGTCCCACTCCCTGAAATCCGGCCAGCACATAAATGACGGTCCCCACGGCAGCACATTTCACCGTCACCCCTTTCCAAGGCATTGGCGACACCATCTTCCACTCATTTAGCTTAATATCATAGTACTCCACACTGTCCAGGCCACCTAAATAATAGCAGAATATAACATGTTAGAATAGGAAAAATGCTttacattaattaaaaaaaaaaacaaaacgaccACATAAAAATTCTgtttgcaataataataataataataaaaaaaattaacctgaaatTCAAAATTTAgtttaaaatgaaataacgggcagaatggtggctcagtggttagtactgatgccttgcagcactggagtcctgggttcaaaacccGCCAAGGACACCACCTGCAatgagcttgtatgttctccccgtgtttgtgtgggtttcctccggggtctCAGATCGTCTCCCAGTCTACAAGAATGTGAAAAGGTACCGTACTTTCAATCTAAAATGCTGTCACCTAGTGGCTGTGAGTGGTAATGCAGACACTCTTTAAGCACAGATGTTAAAAAAGGATAAAATAAAACTAGAGCAGATGTCAATCTTTCCGCACAGATTTCATAACCTGTTTGCCATTTGTGGAGCATACTCCAATGCGAAACTCACAGACTAGTAACTCATTAATCTTTATCTAAAGGGAAACTGTCGCCAGAAAAAGCTATAACCTGACCGGCGCCAGCATGTAGCCGAACCCGGCAGTGAGAAATGAACTTTAATCACCTTTAAACAAGAGGCGCCTTGTAGGTAATGTCACGTTTACCAATATCAGCTAGCGGTCACAGTTATGGCACGGTCATGCAGCAGAGTCATGAACAGAGCCTGTGCCATCTGTAATGGGAGGCATCTGTAGTGCACAACAAGCCCCCTGCCCAGACAGCTGGGACCAGATCTTTAACCCTTCAGATTCAGTACAATTGGTAACTTCGGCATCTAAGAGGTTTACAGACAGTAAGAGATTTTATtctgtacatatatattttttaaaatattttttacattatttgtttttatttttttatatatttttgtttttttaaatatttgtattCATTTTTTAAACTAACTCGCACGGTTATGGGAAAAGAATAGTACGGTACTCTGATGATTGCCAAAAAACAATATTTTGAAgccactcaattttttttttttaattttcataaaatCTGAAAACCCTTTTAATGATGAAAATGGGCCAATGTTACAGATTAATTGAAACTGTACCTCAAGAAGGCTTTGAAAGGGGAGGGCGATCCTAAATAACGGGGAGCTATTTTAACTATCATTTAAAAAGAGGACCCATCATCAGGGAGTAAAGGGCACAAAATAAGAGCAAACTGGCCACTTCTGACCTGGTGACCGATCCTATTTAAAGTCCTGCAACCTGACAGTATAAACCATACACATGGCCTTGTGGGGCCTATAGTCCTGATAATAAGCgcaccattaggctatgtgcacatgttcaggttttgtcgcgctaaaaacgctataaaaactcattaaaaatgcatacattctatcatttagaatgcattctgcatgttttgtgcacatggatgcgtttttttccgcgaaaaaaacgcatcgcggtaaaaaaaagagcatgttcattatttttgctgattttctgcgtttttctcgcgattctatgcatttgggaaaaaacgcaccaaaaacgcgtgaaaaatgcggtaaaatcgcggttaaaaacgcatgcggatttctggcagaaatgtccggttgttgtcaggaaaatttctgcaagaaatcctgacttttgcacatacccttaaggccccttcacatttagcgacgctgcagcgataccgacaacgatccgaatcgctgcagcgtcgctgtttggtcgctggagagctgtcacacagaccgctctccagcgaccaacgatgccggtaaccagggtaaacatcgggtaactaagcgcagggccttgcttagtaacccgatgtttaccctggttaccatgctaaaagtaaaaaaaaacaaacagtacatacttacctacagccgtctgtcctccagcgctgcgctctgcttctctgctctcctcctgtactgtctgggagccggaaagcagagcggtgacgtcacggctctgctttccggctcacagccagtacaggaggagagcagagcacagcgctggaggacagacagctgtaggtgagtatgtagtgtttgtttttttttacttttagcatggtaaccagggtaaacatcgggttactaagcgcggccctgcgcttagttacccgatgtttaccctggttaccagtgaagacatcgctggatcggtgtcacacacgccgatccagcgatgtcagcaggagtccagcgactaaataaagttctagactttattcagcgaccaacgatctcccagcaggggcctgatcgttggtcgctgtcacacataacgatttaattaacgatatcgttgctacgtcacaaatagcaacgatatcgttaacaatatcgttatgtgtgaaggtacctttagtgttctaATCACTGCCCCCATTCCTCAGAAACTGAGGTCTAATGAGATATGCTAATTAGCATGGTAATgcaaacaatgttctgaccattgatttCACAATGCCATCAAAAGTGCAAGGAGCACCAACTAATTAGCAAACTGGATTAAACTCCAGATTCTGCAGAACAAAAGCAGtgatttaaggtactgtcacactagacgatatcgctagcgatccgtgacgttgcagcgtcctcgctagcgatatcgtccagtgtgacaggcagcagcgatcaggcccctgctgggagatcgctggtcggggaagaaagtccagaactttatttcgtcgctggactccccgtagacatcgctgaatcggtgtgtgtgacaccgattcagcgatgtcttcactggtaaccagggtaaacatcgggtaactaagcgcagggccgcgcttagtaacccgatgtttaccctggttaccagcgtaaaaaaacaaacagtacatacttacattcagctgtctgtcccttgccgtctggttcctgcactgactgctggccgtaaagtgaaagcagagcacagccacagcggtgagtcaccgctgtgtgactcaccgctgtgctgtgctttcactttcactttacggccagcagtcagtgcaggaaccagacggcaagggacagacagctgaatgtaagtatgtactgtttgtttttttacgctggtaaccagggtaaacatcgggttactaagcgcggccctgcgcttagttacccgatgtttaccctggttaccggggacctcgggatcgttggtcgctggagagctgtctgtgtgacagctctccagcgaccaaacagcgacgctgcagcgatccggatcgttgtcggtatcgctgcagcgtcgctaagtgtgacggtaccttaacgctaAAGGTGCAATTTTTGTAGGGGCTAAAAGCTCTACAATGCTATGTGCTTCCTTTATACTGTCATTTTGGGCTTACAGACTCCATTTAAGGAGTATCTGTTGCCAGATTTAATCTAAACTTCATAAATTAGTGAAAAGGCTTTTTCCAACCAGATGAAGCTgatatatttactttgaaaatccatatcaGAATAGCTATATAATACTTTATGAAAATGTAACTCGACCTCCGCCcacttagcctgattgacagctcctcagagtCCTCCTCCCTCCTGCTGAGAccccacactgctcagtacaagctgcagttcTCAGTCTGGCTCCAAGGACAGAGACTGATTACACTTGGACTCATAAGCTAATTAATTTTATTGCTCAACTAAAAGTGTTACGCCCAcattatgtaaaataaaaaaagttgtcaAATGTAGTCAATTTCCAAGAGTTTCCTTGCAGCTTTGGAAATCACCTCCTAGAAACTCATAACTTAGAATCCTTTTCCTTCCTGGTTTTCCATGGACACGTACTGGAGCTCTTTCATGTCAGGTTGTACACGATAAGTAGATATTCTTCCACTGGGTGGACATGGGCACTGTGTAATCACTGCTGATTAAGGAGGAATAGACATTTTCCTCTCGGAAACTACACAGAATTGGCTGTGTGGAAAGACAGAGCAAAGTAAAAATAGGCGTACcatccactgaaccaccaatggttCTCATTAAAagtatgaggccatgtgcacacgttcaggttttttcgcgctaaaaactcattaaaaacgcatacattatgcattctatcatttagaatgcattctgcatgttttgtgcacatggatgcgtttttttccgcaaaaaaaacgcatcacggtaaaaaaatgagcatgttcattatttttgcggattttctgcgtttttcccgcaattctatgcatttgggaaaaaacgcaccaaaaaacgcaccaaaaaacgtgtcaaaatcgcggtaaaaacgcatgcgggtttctggcagaaatgtccggtttttgtcaggaaaatttctgcaagaaatcctgacgtgtgcacataccctgaatattTCCGTTCATACTTGCTATAATGGTGGCTTCCTACCTATGAATGGATATGTCGGAAATGTGTGTGAATGGGGGTGAGAATGGGGATGTGGGAAATGTGTGAATGGGGGCGAGCATGGGGATATGAGAAATGTCTGAATGGGGCGAGCATGGGGATGTGGGAAATGTAgtttacacatatatacatacatatacacacactggtcACATGGGCAGCATTGAACAACTAAAAGACAATTATTGTGAAACTAAAGTGAGAAACTATGGAGTTTAAAAAATTATAGTTTCTGGGATAACAACTTTAACATCAGGATTATACAGCTATTCTGACAAAGATTTTCAAAATAATATACCAGTTTCATCAGGACCAATATAGATAAGAAGCAACGAGTTTGTATTGTTAACTCTGGAGATTGACTTCACagaaggcttcaggaaaatggcaagcCGAGTTATTAATCTGCGCATACGTCTCCATTTTACAGAAAACTGAGGGGGGAGCAATGTGCGCTGTGGGGACTCCAATCCTGCCTCGCACCGCAGGAACACCCCTCTCCTCCTGGTCCACAGCATTGCCCCACACTCCTGCTGTCAAATGATGTAGCCAAGACCCTGCCCCCCGTTATCCTGGTCCTCTGCCGCTGCCACCCCTACCCCGGTTAGctacattcggactataagacgcacctgttACCCCTGATATgcctgatgactggttaaaaatatttttttacctcCTCTAAACTTGGGGTGCTTCTTATGGTACATTCACTTACTTAGAGCTGCTTTCTTTATAATATCAGAAATGTGTCTTACAAGCTCTGCTAAATGTATAACTGTTGTtcctaatattaaaaaaaaaaaaaaaaaaaatcaacaaaaccgTACCCAAACCATTCTGTCCACCAATTGCAAATATTCTGTCTTTCACAAAAACCAATCCATGGTTTTTACGAGCTTCTATCATTGGGCATAGTTCAGTCCACCTAAAAGAATAAATGAGAAAGATAATATGGCATATTGTGAACATTTACAGAAATCTCTTATAACCAGCTGCTGCCTTCACCTTCTAACAGCACCGCTCCGGTCGGTCTACAACAGGTTGTGAACTGACAGATCTTTCCAGTGTTTGCTGGAAGTGGCAAGCCTcaactcagtgtaagtctatgagagccagtgcGAGGGTCTCACAGACTTATATGAAGCACTTGTGACCGTTACGTCAGACATCTGGCCAGGCAGACATTGCAGTCACAATGTGTCAGTaggggggtcctcctgggtctcctaccataggatttcattcaaatgtcgacggatagtttgcgttgacagtgatgcaccctgagcctgcaggacagcttgaatttctttggaacttgattggggcagcATATCCATCTGCATTGCAACCTTTTatcaaatttttctctgccatggGTTGCAAACGTCTTGAATACTTTTGCCCACCGAGGACAAAGAACATAAAAagatctggagatggacttgtaatcttgagattgttAAACAATTGTGGTTCTCAAGTTCTCAAGACAGTTTTCCTCTGCTCTTACTGTTCTCCacgcttaggctgccgtcacactagcagtatttggtcagtattttacatcagtatttttaagccaaaaccaggggtggaacaattagtgaaaaagtataatagaaacatatgcaccacttctgtatttatcacccactcctggttttggcttacaaatactgatgtaaaatactgaccaaatactgatagtgtgacggcagccttagactgagtcaacttctccaGCTTTTATCTGGTTCAAGGTGTGTGTCAcattgctcacacctgttactttccactggtgagtttgaacaagcatcacatgcttcaaATAAAATGGTTTACCCACCAAACCAAAGGTGACAATTTAGTCCTACCCGTTTTTGGGGCAGTgtatgaaattatgttcaatttgccttttttttccctgtgtttttttttgtgttccaaTATACGAAAGGAAATAACCATGTGTATAACAAAAATAtgtcattgcaataattttctgggagaaatacaaaATTTTCTgaaataatttcaagggtgccaacactttcggccatggctGTATACCAGGCAGCATATATTTGCTAAATGCTAATGAAAGAGAAAACTTAGTATATGTGccataaaaatacattttattatatatAATGATTTAAAATACAGATTGGTTAAATAATGCCAAAGGCTGCAATGCCAAGTGCAGAAAACAGGAGACCCTGCGTATCATAAATCTTGGTAATACCAATTGCAAGAATGTATGCAAGGTAGACAAAGAGTGGACCTGAGCCACTAATTGCCTAAATGCATGAGGTATAAGGTGAGTGATGTTATCAAAATGAagacaaacagcccagtaagtgaaacattgctggaatcaggttccCTTTCTCAATATTATGATGCCCTCAACTTAGGTGGTCAAAACCTAGCGACAGATTCCCCTTCACTGTAACACTATGCGGCAGAGAGCAATTCTATTGTTAGAGGGATCTGTGCCCCATTATTCGGTTCTAGattaggaaaaaaaatccaaaacatttGAAAACTAAATCCAACAAGATGCTTAAAAGTGAAAATTTAAAGGGATTTCCCCATAAACAATATGTATTTTGTGAATATGTTACTAGTATATGATGATAGGGGAGATAGCGGCTGAGACTCTGGCCTATGGCAGGAACAGGGCTCCCAAAGTCCACCTCCTTCCACCGCACATTTTCTGGGGATACATACGTTTCTGTAGTTGGGTCATAGACTTCACAGCAGTTCAGCACCCTTCCTGAAACGTTGTTTCCCAAGCTTCCTCCACAGACGTAGATCAGCCCATTAGCCTCCACCATCCCATGGCTGCAGCGCTGGGTAAGCATGCTGGGCTTTGTGTGCCAGCTTTCTGTCCTGGTGTCATAGCATTCAAATAAGTACAAGGCAGAATTCCCTTAAAAGAATTATAGGGGAAGGGAGAACTTAAGAGTCAGAATATAATGTAAATATATCATAAAGATGAACAATactagccactataatgtatgcagcCTTAAAGAGACACCTGCCACCTCTGAACAGGTTTCTAAATCTTCTAGTAAAACATAGATGGCTTTAGTAGTAGTTATGACTCGCTGAGTCTTCATAGCCTGAACCTATAAGTGACTGGTCCTCTTTAAATTATTTCTCCACTAATTCATAGGGTTTCTACCTATAGGTCAAGAGAATAATAATTGTTCTGCAGCATCCGGCAGCAGCCGCTACACATGAAATGGAGTTGCGTAGTTCAGCTCGGATTCAATGTTTACATCCGGCCTTTGCCAGACAGTTGATCAGCGGGGGTGCCGGACCCACAACCCACACCGATATCAAGAGAACAGGACCTTATCTGCAGCATTCGGTAGTGGTCGTTAGACGTTGAATGGAACTGGGCAATTCAGCTCCATTCAATGTTTGCGTAAGGCCATGGCAGGATCTAACAGATTGGTGATGCTACTGGCTGCGTGACCCTCACTGATCCAAAGAACCCTTTCCAAAGGGAACACTCTGTACACAGTGGACCTGATAGTCCTCAAATCACAGCAGACTGCAAGAACTTAAAGCAGACGTCCAATACTTTTATTTCATAGACTTATGTAGGTTGCTATATTTTCAACTTTAGTTTTAAACTGTGGTCCTCACCCACTTCAGAGCCTCCTGATGTGTAGATCTTCCCTTCCGCAGCACAGGCAGCAAGGCTGTCTCTGGGCGTCGGAGGCCCCAGCTTGGAGTACCAGGAATCTTTCACTACATTGTAGCAGTCCATTCTCTTTATAGGAAACAGCTGAGAACCACCCAAAATATAGACAACGTTGTCCCAAAATACACATGCTGCATCCCGGCGCTTCTCAAAGGGACATCGGATATCAGACCAATTATAATCCTAATataagggataaaaaaaaaaatcatattatagATACAATTGTAAGCCTCATCAAGAAATTTCTGTATACTTCAATTGTAAAAGATGAGCAAATCAGAGTGTCAAGAAAGTAAATCCTTCCCAATAGCAATGGGTTTGaagatactatatataggaagataAAAGCACTTTATTCCCCTGGTCACATGATATTAACCATCACAACTGTAGAAAAGGACTTGGACCACACATCCaaacataaaaattaaaaacacTAAGTTCTGAGCTAACATTTTTATCAAAATGTATAAGCCCACTGCAACATCTTTAAGTGGGTCCTTTCCCATGCAGTGCTACGCCTAATAATAGGGTATGTCATCGAGATGCCCAGCAGTACCTTTTACGCCAGCCAACACCCCCAAGGCTCTAAGCCACACCACCCCagtgtgttagggtaccgtcacactatacgatttaccaacgatcacgaccagcgatacgacctggccgtgatcgttggtaagtcgtagtgtggtcgctggagagctgtcacacagacagctctccagcgaccaacgatgccgaggtccccgggtaaccatcgggttactaagcgcacggccgcgcttagtaacccgatgtttaccctggttaccagcgtaaaaaaaaaaaaaaaaacagtacatacttacattccggtgtctgtcccttgccgtctgcttcccgcactcactgactgccggccgtaaagtgaaagcacagcacagcagtgacgtcaccgctgtgctctgctttcactttacggccggcagtcacagtgcgggaagcagacggcaagggacctgacggacaccggaatgtaagtatgtagtgtttggtttttttttaagctggtaacgagggtaaacatcgggttactaagcgcggccctgcgcttagtaacccgatgtttaccctggttacaagcgaacacatcgctggatcggtgtcacacacaccgatctagcgatgacagcgggagatccagcgacgaaagaatgttccaaacgatctgctacgacgtacgattctcagcagggtccctgatcgctgctgcgtgtcagacacagcgatatcgtatggatatcgctggaacgtcacgaatcgtaccgtcgtagcgatcaaaatggcactgtgtgacggtacccttactcaggACATATGCAACTGCTCCTAGTTTGCATGGATCTTCTGAAGTTTGAGCTCAATAAGCAGTGATAATATGTATAGATAGAGTGGGGAACCCTGGTTTACTACCAAACCTGGACAAAGCCTTCAAGAATTAAAGTGACGTAACAGTTTC
This window contains:
- the KLHL7 gene encoding kelch-like protein 7 isoform X2, whose amino-acid sequence is MIESKSFEVELKDAEPDIIEQLVEFAYTARISVNSNNVQSLLDAANQYQIEPVKRMCVDFLKEQVDASNCLGISVLAECLDCPELKSTADDFIHQHFTEVYKTDEFLQLDVKRVTHLLNQDTLTVRAEDQVYDAAVRWLKYDEPNRQPFMVDILAKVRFPLISKNFLSKTVQSEFLIQDNPECLKMVISGMRYHLLSPEDREELADGTRPRRKKHDYRIALFGGSQPQSCRYFNPKDYNWSDIRCPFEKRRDAACVFWDNVVYILGGSQLFPIKRMDCYNVVKDSWYSKLGPPTPRDSLAACAAEGKIYTSGGSEVGNSALYLFECYDTRTESWHTKPSMLTQRCSHGMVEANGLIYVCGGSLGNNVSGRVLNCCEVYDPTTETWTELCPMIEARKNHGLVFVKDRIFAIGGQNGLGGLDSVEYYDIKLNEWKMVSPMPWKGVTVKCAAVGTVIYVLAGFQGVGRLGHILEYNSETDKWIANSKVRAFPVTSCLICVVDTCGANEETLET